Sequence from the Geothermobacter hydrogeniphilus genome:
ACCAGGGCCTCGGCCAGATCGATGATCTCCGGCTCCCGGGCGGCATTTTCCAGTACCGTTTCGCCCTCAGCCAGAGCGGCGGCCATCAACAGGTTCTCGGTTCCGGTCACCGTCGGGATATCAAGATAGATGCGCGCCCCCTTGAGCCGTTCGGCGCGCGCCTCGACATAGCCGTGATCAAGGGTGATTTCGGCACCCATCGCCTCCAACCCTTTCAGGTGCAGATTGATCGGCCGAGCACCGATGGCACAGCCACCGGGAAGACTCACCCGCGCGTGACCGAAGCGGGCTGTCAGCGGGCCCAGGGCGAGAACCGAGGCACGCATGGTCTTGACCAGCTCATAGGGCGCCTCAACCGACACCAGGCCGCGGGTGTCGATCCGCAGGGCAGAACCCTCCCGCTCGACTTCGGCGCCGAAAATTTCCAGCAATTTGCCGACGGTGGCGATATCGCGCAACTGTGGAACGTTGCCGAGCCGGCTTTCGCCGGAAGCCAGCAAGGTGGCAAACAGCAGCGGCAGGGCGGCATTCTTGGCGCCACTGACATCGATTTCACCTCGCAGCGGTCGCCCACCCTTGATTTCGATCTGGTCCATGGGATAAAAGCGGGCGCTGGGCACCGGGCACTGGGCGCCGGGCCAGATTCGCCTCGATTCCTTCTATGCTGAGTGCTGATGTTTTTTCCGGCCGCCGACGACGCGGGGAATACCGGCATAGTCGTCACGGACAAAGAGTTCATCCAGCCCGGCCGCGGCGAACAGGCCCCGAACCGCTTCGGCCTGGCCGATGCCGATTTCGACCAGCAGCCAGCCGCCGGCCGCCAGGCAATCGGTCTGACCGGCCAGCGCACGGTAGGCGTCGAGTCCGTCGGGACCGCCGTCGAGCGCCTCGACCGGTTCGAAATCCCTGACCTCGGGCATCAACCCGGACAGATCCGCGTTCGGGATATAAGGCGGATTGCTGACGATCATCCTCCACGGCCCCGACGGCAGATCCCGCAGATCCCCGGTCAGCCAGGTGATCCGCTCCGCCAGACCGGTCGACTCGGCATTGCGAGCCGCCAACTGCAGAGCCGCACCCGAACGATCGAGACCGGTCAGACGCAACGCAGGCTTCTCACCGGCCAGTGCCAGGGCGATGCAGCCGCTGCCGGTACCGACATCGAGAACCGCAGCGGCGCTGTCGGGGAGCCGCTTCAGGGCCTCTTCAACCAGAATCTCGGTATCGGCCCGCGGTACCAGCGCCTCCGGTCCAACCTGAAGATCAAGGGTCCAGAAGCCGGTATGGCCGATAATGTGCTGCAACGGTTCACGCTGAGCCCGGCGCCGCACCCTCTCGCGATAGGCCGCCAGTTCGCTCTGCTGCAGAGGACGATCGAAATTCAGGTAGAGACCGACCCGGTCAAGATCGAGAAGATCGCACAACAGCAGTTCGGCATCAAGACGGCCATTCTCGACACCCCTGGATTTAAGATGCGAGGCCGTCCATTGCAGGACCTTGAGAAGCGTCCAGGGTTCTGTCAATCACCCCTCCTGACCGGCCAGCAGTTCGGCCTGGCGGTGCGTTACCAGGGACTCGATCACCTCGCCCAGATCTCCCTGCATGATCTGCTCAAGCTTGTAGAGGGTCAGCCCGATACGGTGGTCAGTACAGCGCCCCTGGGGGAAATTATAGGTTCGAATGCGCTCACTGCGATCACCGCTGCCGACCTGCGATTTGCGGTCAGCCGCCTGCCGGGCCTGTTGCTCGGCCTGCATCTGGTCGTAAAGACGTGCCTTCAGGACCTTCATCGCCCGCGCCTTGT
This genomic interval carries:
- the prmC gene encoding peptide chain release factor N(5)-glutamine methyltransferase — protein: MTEPWTLLKVLQWTASHLKSRGVENGRLDAELLLCDLLDLDRVGLYLNFDRPLQQSELAAYRERVRRRAQREPLQHIIGHTGFWTLDLQVGPEALVPRADTEILVEEALKRLPDSAAAVLDVGTGSGCIALALAGEKPALRLTGLDRSGAALQLAARNAESTGLAERITWLTGDLRDLPSGPWRMIVSNPPYIPNADLSGLMPEVRDFEPVEALDGGPDGLDAYRALAGQTDCLAAGGWLLVEIGIGQAEAVRGLFAAAGLDELFVRDDYAGIPRVVGGRKKHQHSA